The Ktedonobacteraceae bacterium genome has a window encoding:
- a CDS encoding transketolase: protein MTTTQTESKVQQWTNLAQQLRVDSIRSTTTAGSGHPTSSMSAADLMAVLMISYLHYDFEDPKNPNNDHLIFSKGHASPLLYSMFKAAGAITDEELLTLRKFGSRLEGHPTPAIPWVDVATGSLGQGLPIGVGIALCGKYLDKLPYHIWVLCGDSEMAEGSIWEAFDHASHYQLNNLIAIIDVNRLGQRGETELGWNTAAYEARAKAFGWNAIVIDGHNYDEINNAYAQAIQATDAPTAIIAKTVKGKGVSFLENKNGWHGKALNKDQEQEALKELNYSRSMTFLVQKPENRQPAPEAAKKQVELPKYDSSKPVATRKAYGDALQALGAAYPDVVGLDGEVSNSTHADEFAKAFPDRFFEQYIAEQQMVAAAVGMSVRHKIPFASTFAAFFTRAYDFIRMAAVSRANIRLCGSHAGVSIGQDGPSQMALEDLAMMRAVYGSTVLYPCDPNQTAQLVAQMAEHDGIVYMRTTREATPVIYNADDEFTIGGSKVVHSSGKDEATVIAAGITLHEALKAYDQLQQEGINVRILDAYSVKPLDEETIIAAAEETGGRLVVVEDHWPEGGLGDAVLDVFAQYDGPLPRVVKLAVQSMPGSGTPDELLEEAGINAHHIVQAVKVLAHKE, encoded by the coding sequence ATGACAACGACTCAAACAGAATCAAAAGTGCAACAGTGGACAAACCTCGCCCAGCAATTGCGTGTAGATAGCATCCGTAGTACCACTACCGCAGGCTCAGGCCATCCCACTTCGTCCATGTCGGCAGCAGACCTGATGGCCGTTTTAATGATCAGCTATCTGCATTATGACTTCGAAGACCCGAAAAATCCGAACAACGATCACCTGATTTTTTCAAAAGGGCATGCCTCACCCCTACTCTATTCTATGTTTAAGGCCGCGGGAGCCATTACCGACGAGGAACTGCTCACCCTGCGCAAATTCGGTAGCCGTCTCGAGGGACATCCAACCCCTGCCATTCCCTGGGTTGATGTAGCCACCGGCTCTCTTGGGCAGGGTTTACCCATTGGCGTCGGTATCGCGCTCTGCGGCAAGTACCTGGATAAGCTGCCATATCATATCTGGGTGTTGTGCGGCGATAGCGAAATGGCCGAGGGTTCGATATGGGAAGCATTCGATCATGCCTCGCACTACCAGTTGAACAACCTTATCGCCATCATCGACGTGAATCGCCTGGGCCAGCGCGGCGAAACCGAGCTTGGCTGGAATACCGCCGCGTATGAAGCGCGCGCCAAAGCTTTTGGCTGGAATGCCATCGTCATCGACGGCCATAACTACGACGAAATTAACAATGCCTATGCCCAGGCCATCCAGGCAACTGATGCGCCCACGGCCATTATCGCGAAAACTGTCAAGGGTAAGGGCGTCTCTTTCCTCGAAAACAAGAATGGATGGCATGGCAAGGCCCTCAATAAGGATCAAGAGCAGGAAGCACTCAAGGAACTGAATTATTCCCGCAGCATGACCTTCCTCGTTCAGAAGCCGGAGAATCGCCAACCCGCTCCTGAAGCTGCCAAAAAGCAGGTAGAATTGCCTAAATACGATAGCAGCAAACCGGTCGCGACCCGCAAGGCTTATGGCGACGCGTTGCAGGCGCTTGGCGCAGCCTATCCCGACGTGGTTGGTCTGGATGGCGAAGTAAGCAACTCGACCCATGCCGATGAATTCGCTAAGGCTTTCCCCGACCGTTTCTTTGAGCAGTATATCGCGGAGCAGCAGATGGTAGCTGCGGCAGTCGGTATGAGCGTGCGGCACAAGATTCCGTTCGCATCCACTTTTGCTGCTTTCTTCACCCGCGCTTACGACTTCATCCGTATGGCGGCCGTCTCGCGCGCCAATATTCGCCTGTGTGGTTCGCATGCCGGCGTCTCGATAGGACAGGATGGCCCTTCGCAGATGGCGCTCGAAGACCTGGCAATGATGCGAGCCGTGTATGGCAGCACCGTCCTCTATCCTTGCGATCCCAATCAGACCGCGCAATTGGTCGCGCAGATGGCCGAGCATGATGGTATCGTCTACATGCGTACGACCCGCGAGGCCACGCCGGTCATCTACAATGCGGATGATGAATTCACGATCGGTGGCAGCAAGGTTGTTCACTCTTCTGGTAAAGACGAGGCGACAGTCATTGCCGCCGGAATTACGCTGCACGAGGCCCTTAAAGCCTACGATCAGCTACAGCAAGAAGGCATCAATGTTCGCATCCTCGATGCCTACTCGGTCAAGCCTCTCGACGAGGAAACCATTATTGCAGCAGCTGAGGAAACCGGCGGCAGGCTCGTGGTTGTCGAAGATCACTGGCCCGAAGGTGGACTCGGCGATGCCGTTCTGGACGTGTTTGCCCAGTATGATGGCCCATTGCCCAGGGTGGTGAAACTGGCCGTGCAATCCATGCCCGGTTCCGGCACTCCCGATGAATTGCTCGAAGAGGCCGGTATCAACGCCCACCATATCGTGCAGGCCGTCAAAGTCCTGGCACATAAAGAGTAG
- a CDS encoding DMT family transporter, which translates to MHLRGIGYAIIASFMFGLGAVLAKLVGSEIDAALVAFLDLAVGGLLLTLCLAITRTPILHQIRGLRRADWINVFLLACPGTSLPLLLIVGGFARTSALEGGFLLQLNGVAALIFALLLLGERIRLRQSLGILLLLLGSTLVVLKGTQGGNAGSDLVGDLMIVGGTIAIGFAYIPAKRLTSRIDTLSLTAIRLFVGAASILPVLVIEFLAGTHSFLWQPTLVTFWIALPVYILTNFCLGYLSQQEGLKLIRAWEVATITQTVPLFSTAFAILLLHDSMTPIQVIGGLVAIAGGVVVSLNNEAPAPAVFSEKEQLQEVPGKDR; encoded by the coding sequence ATGCACCTGCGAGGTATTGGATATGCCATAATAGCCTCGTTCATGTTTGGCCTTGGTGCAGTGCTGGCAAAACTTGTAGGCAGTGAAATCGATGCCGCGCTGGTAGCGTTCCTCGACCTCGCCGTCGGAGGGCTACTGCTCACGCTCTGCCTGGCAATCACCAGAACCCCTATCCTTCATCAGATAAGGGGACTGCGGCGAGCGGATTGGATCAACGTTTTTCTGCTCGCGTGTCCTGGCACATCGCTCCCGCTGCTCTTGATCGTTGGCGGCTTTGCGCGTACAAGCGCGCTGGAGGGTGGATTTTTGCTGCAACTGAATGGCGTGGCCGCTCTGATTTTCGCGCTGCTGCTGTTGGGAGAGCGCATTCGTTTGAGGCAAAGCCTTGGTATCCTGCTGCTACTCCTGGGCAGCACACTGGTCGTGCTAAAGGGAACGCAAGGGGGAAATGCGGGAAGCGACTTAGTGGGCGACCTGATGATCGTGGGAGGCACAATTGCTATCGGTTTCGCCTATATCCCCGCGAAACGCCTGACTTCGCGCATCGATACTCTATCGTTGACGGCTATACGCCTGTTCGTGGGAGCCGCTTCCATTTTACCGGTTCTGGTCATCGAGTTTCTCGCTGGCACGCATTCATTCCTCTGGCAGCCCACGCTCGTTACCTTTTGGATCGCACTACCGGTATATATTCTCACGAATTTCTGCCTCGGCTATCTCAGCCAGCAAGAGGGACTGAAGTTGATCAGGGCCTGGGAGGTGGCCACGATTACGCAAACTGTGCCGCTCTTCTCCACAGCTTTTGCCATACTCTTGCTGCACGATTCTATGACACCCATCCAGGTAATAGGAGGACTGGTAGCCATTGCCGGTGGAGTTGTGGTTTCATTAAACAATGAGGCTCCAGCGCCAGCAGTTTTTTCGGAAAAAGAACAATTGCAAGAGGTGCCGGGTAAAGATCGCTAA
- a CDS encoding diacylglycerol kinase family protein: MRSKKASLIINPRAGENLTKLADILAILSAAGMKTDIKLKEYGGQTLELATEAAEDNRDLVIAYGGDGTVNQVVNGVMNAKGQHSIVGVIPGGTANVWASEVGIPGDAVKAALALVESQARKVDIGHVDIEGFTLSGEAQNNGSNGDAKALRKIKASSRGRHHFLLMAGLGIDADIMQHVSKPLKYEIGRLAVGLSAAKELPKQHPFPVEIRAANDKGKDDLVWQGEALQVVIGNTRKYASILEMTPGAHIDDGILDVCVITAGDPLTTIQQITSLLLRRKPDNLTAEYFHGAHLSVSVPASIHLQLDGSAVQLKDYLGKSDRKVFKQFDDADQIMVSYSFDAMPRALRVAIPASYNNTLFEHPHGNAASQSEDQTGGQQTASHSEDQSPAQEQAEAGNSGQEHDQPDEWERQQMQARVNKLIEEGRKVTVVGVAHEADKKETYIIAGGTTKKSTGETRPVAVRVNGNTTVLRKTGEAASPSAMQELQEGSEIVVEGKKSKRGVIAAKQIVV; encoded by the coding sequence ATGCGCAGCAAGAAAGCAAGCCTGATCATTAATCCCAGGGCAGGAGAGAATCTCACAAAACTGGCAGACATACTGGCCATTCTATCCGCCGCCGGTATGAAAACGGACATCAAACTCAAAGAATATGGCGGGCAGACACTGGAATTAGCCACGGAAGCCGCGGAAGATAACCGTGATCTCGTCATTGCCTATGGCGGCGATGGCACGGTCAATCAGGTGGTCAATGGGGTAATGAACGCGAAAGGGCAGCATAGCATTGTGGGTGTCATTCCAGGCGGTACAGCGAACGTCTGGGCGTCGGAAGTTGGCATACCGGGCGATGCTGTCAAGGCTGCGCTCGCACTTGTCGAGAGCCAGGCACGTAAAGTTGATATCGGCCATGTTGATATTGAGGGCTTTACGCTTTCAGGTGAAGCCCAAAATAATGGTAGCAATGGAGATGCTAAAGCTTTGCGCAAGATCAAGGCGTCTTCCAGGGGGCGTCATCACTTTTTGCTGATGGCCGGTCTGGGGATCGATGCCGATATTATGCAGCATGTTTCCAAACCCTTGAAGTATGAGATTGGCCGGCTCGCTGTGGGGCTTTCCGCGGCCAAAGAACTACCTAAACAGCATCCATTTCCGGTCGAGATTCGCGCTGCCAATGATAAGGGCAAAGATGATCTCGTCTGGCAAGGAGAAGCGCTTCAAGTCGTCATCGGCAATACGCGCAAATATGCCAGTATTCTTGAGATGACCCCCGGTGCCCATATCGATGATGGCATCCTGGATGTCTGCGTCATCACTGCCGGTGATCCCCTCACCACTATACAGCAGATAACCTCGCTCTTACTCAGGCGCAAACCCGATAACCTGACCGCCGAGTACTTCCACGGCGCGCACCTCTCCGTCAGCGTCCCGGCCTCCATTCACCTGCAACTGGATGGCAGTGCCGTTCAACTGAAAGACTACCTGGGCAAATCGGATCGCAAAGTATTCAAGCAGTTCGACGATGCCGATCAAATCATGGTCAGTTACAGCTTCGATGCTATGCCGCGCGCTTTACGAGTAGCCATTCCTGCCTCATATAACAATACTCTTTTTGAGCATCCACATGGAAATGCCGCTTCACAATCTGAAGATCAAACAGGTGGGCAGCAAACAGCTTCTCATTCAGAAGATCAATCGCCCGCGCAAGAGCAAGCAGAAGCTGGAAATTCTGGTCAAGAGCATGACCAGCCTGACGAATGGGAGCGGCAACAAATGCAAGCTCGTGTTAACAAGCTCATAGAGGAAGGACGCAAGGTCACCGTCGTGGGGGTTGCGCATGAAGCGGATAAAAAAGAGACCTATATCATTGCCGGTGGCACGACGAAAAAGAGTACGGGTGAAACCAGGCCGGTAGCCGTGCGCGTAAATGGAAATACAACCGTTCTGCGAAAAACAGGTGAGGCGGCCTCCCCTTCTGCAATGCAAGAGTTACAAGAAGGCTCCGAAATCGTAGTTGAAGGAAAGAAGAGTAAGCGCGGTGTAATTGCCGCGAAACAAATTGTGGTGTAG
- a CDS encoding ribonuclease H → MSLADDSLEWQSILNALRNIPVETVQETVGERAAIAYTDGACIKNPGGPAGWSVILVAADELIDGELPSDAPRIECYGHIPRSATTTNNRAEITAVLAALCLAPRDQPLTIYSDSEYTIKVARGVFQMQANSDLWELYRILLRKRQSPPVFEWVRGHAGHRQNERADELAGLGAWNGDKVAYEQWQASQAPEARNMMPPAELAALRQQVQKLKTLFDSTAIDSSRVSANERAFVNDMAKRMQKNKFVPSEKQVNWVRVLIKKYGL, encoded by the coding sequence ATGAGCCTCGCTGATGACTCGTTGGAATGGCAATCGATACTCAATGCCTTGCGAAACATCCCCGTTGAAACGGTTCAGGAAACCGTTGGCGAAAGGGCGGCGATAGCATATACCGATGGGGCGTGTATAAAAAATCCAGGCGGACCCGCGGGTTGGAGTGTCATTCTTGTGGCCGCGGACGAGCTTATTGATGGCGAACTGCCGTCAGATGCCCCGCGCATCGAGTGCTATGGACATATTCCCAGATCCGCGACCACTACCAATAATCGTGCCGAGATAACCGCTGTTCTGGCTGCACTCTGCCTTGCCCCGAGGGATCAGCCCCTGACTATCTATAGCGATAGTGAATATACCATCAAAGTCGCCAGGGGTGTTTTCCAGATGCAGGCCAATTCCGACCTTTGGGAGCTGTACCGTATCCTGCTCAGAAAACGTCAATCTCCTCCGGTGTTTGAATGGGTGCGCGGGCATGCCGGTCATCGCCAGAACGAGCGCGCCGACGAACTGGCCGGCCTGGGCGCCTGGAACGGAGATAAGGTTGCCTATGAACAATGGCAGGCTTCGCAAGCGCCCGAAGCACGCAATATGATGCCTCCTGCCGAACTGGCCGCTCTACGCCAGCAAGTGCAGAAGCTGAAAACCTTGTTTGACAGCACCGCCATCGATAGTTCGCGCGTCTCTGCCAATGAGCGTGCATTTGTGAATGATATGGCGAAGCGCATGCAGAAGAATAAGTTTGTTCCTTCAGAAAAGCAGGTGAACTGGGTAAGGGTGCTTATCAAGAAGTATGGGTTGTAG
- a CDS encoding DUF169 domain-containing protein → MYQDLPQRFTQLLQLKQPPIGLAFVETIPESIPHTNKRVPSACTFWRLAEQDVFYATAEDHQNCPIGMMTMGFTMPEASQQRAQALVQTMADIQYFSPAEVAALPVVDKPHQGIVYGRLDQLPVEADVILCILDTQQAMLVAEAMGNMNWLHQGGQSAFGRPTCAVIPRALKTGTTSMSFGCVGARTYTGLTPSELVLTLPGPDFAGLVERLEITVAANAALAPFHQQQKESFSV, encoded by the coding sequence GTGTATCAAGACCTGCCCCAACGATTTACCCAACTGCTGCAATTGAAACAACCACCTATCGGCCTGGCATTTGTCGAGACTATCCCAGAGAGCATTCCGCATACAAATAAACGTGTGCCTTCCGCCTGCACCTTCTGGCGGCTGGCCGAACAAGATGTTTTCTATGCGACCGCTGAGGATCATCAGAATTGTCCGATTGGGATGATGACAATGGGTTTTACGATGCCGGAAGCTTCTCAACAACGAGCGCAGGCATTGGTACAGACGATGGCCGATATACAATATTTTTCACCTGCTGAAGTCGCCGCTTTGCCTGTCGTGGACAAACCTCACCAGGGTATCGTCTATGGCCGGTTGGATCAACTCCCGGTAGAGGCTGACGTGATACTTTGCATTCTAGATACGCAGCAGGCCATGCTGGTAGCTGAAGCTATGGGTAACATGAACTGGCTGCATCAGGGCGGTCAATCGGCTTTTGGGCGACCTACGTGCGCCGTCATCCCGCGCGCCCTGAAGACAGGAACTACTTCAATGAGCTTTGGCTGTGTTGGAGCCCGTACCTACACCGGCCTGACTCCATCCGAGCTGGTCTTGACGCTCCCAGGCCCCGATTTTGCCGGACTCGTTGAGCGCCTGGAGATAACTGTGGCTGCCAATGCTGCTCTTGCGCCTTTCCATCAACAGCAGAAGGAAAGCTTCAGCGTGTGA
- a CDS encoding CocE/NonD family hydrolase has product MTTPDPKKVRVEFNRRVPMRDGITLSADIYFPIDASASKKYPIILTRTPYMKLNELQLALASYYAEHGYIFVAMDVRGRGDSDGQFVPYINDGQDGYDAIEWCATQPWSDRNIGTMGSSYPGRIQWLAALHQPPHLRAMIVRVTPADPFVETPTGLPSPMHLCWLHFVSGHTNQLMEAVDWAQVYEHLPMITMDERIGRSIPHWHADIEHPQLDDYWEPLCYQKKFDRVNVPVLHISGWYDDEQIGTPLNYIGMTAHAATPEARAGQKLLVGPWGHVVNKDSKLGEVDFGPQALIDLRAEELRWFDRWLKGVTDETARDEAPVRIFVMGANEWRDEREWPLARTQWTSYYLHSQGRANSRFGDGTLSTTKPSAQELPDNYRYDPARPVPFITEPTSSQIGGPDDYAAIERRDDVLVYVTGPLSEDIEVTGPIRVDLYASSSAPDTDFTAKLVDIWPTGFTQRLCDGMVRARFRDGMDRPSLIEPGRIYHYSIDCWNTAQVFKAGHRIGLEISSSAFPKYDRNLNTGAPLGVTTEMAVAEQRIYHDGEHPSAVVLPVISKS; this is encoded by the coding sequence ATGACCACCCCAGACCCCAAAAAAGTCCGTGTCGAATTCAACCGGCGTGTTCCTATGCGCGACGGCATCACCCTCTCAGCCGACATATATTTTCCGATTGACGCGAGCGCATCGAAAAAATATCCCATCATCCTGACGCGCACGCCATATATGAAATTGAACGAGCTTCAGCTGGCACTTGCGAGCTACTATGCGGAACATGGCTATATCTTCGTCGCAATGGATGTGCGCGGGCGTGGCGATTCTGACGGCCAGTTCGTACCATATATCAATGATGGGCAGGATGGTTACGATGCCATTGAATGGTGCGCCACGCAGCCCTGGTCGGATAGAAATATTGGCACAATGGGAAGCTCATATCCTGGCCGTATTCAATGGCTGGCGGCTCTCCATCAACCACCACACCTGCGCGCCATGATCGTGCGCGTAACCCCAGCGGACCCTTTTGTCGAAACGCCGACCGGTCTGCCTTCTCCTATGCACCTCTGCTGGTTACACTTCGTCAGTGGACATACAAACCAGTTAATGGAAGCCGTTGACTGGGCACAGGTTTATGAGCACCTGCCTATGATAACGATGGACGAGCGAATAGGGCGCTCTATTCCACACTGGCACGCGGATATCGAGCATCCACAGCTAGATGATTACTGGGAACCGCTTTGCTATCAGAAGAAGTTTGATCGCGTTAACGTCCCTGTACTGCATATTTCTGGCTGGTACGACGACGAGCAGATTGGTACTCCGCTCAACTACATTGGCATGACGGCACATGCGGCTACGCCCGAAGCGAGAGCTGGCCAGAAATTGCTCGTGGGTCCATGGGGACATGTGGTGAACAAAGACTCAAAACTGGGCGAGGTCGATTTTGGCCCACAGGCCCTGATCGATCTACGCGCGGAAGAACTGCGCTGGTTTGATCGCTGGCTGAAAGGCGTCACAGATGAAACGGCACGAGATGAAGCTCCTGTTCGCATCTTTGTCATGGGCGCGAACGAATGGCGCGACGAACGTGAATGGCCGCTTGCTCGCACACAATGGACATCCTATTACCTGCACAGTCAGGGGCGCGCCAATAGTCGTTTCGGCGACGGCACACTTTCAACGACTAAGCCATCAGCGCAAGAGCTGCCTGATAACTATCGTTATGACCCGGCGCGCCCAGTGCCATTTATTACAGAACCAACCTCTTCCCAGATCGGTGGTCCCGATGATTATGCCGCCATCGAACGCCGCGACGATGTGCTGGTCTATGTGACCGGGCCGCTTTCAGAGGATATCGAAGTTACTGGCCCTATCCGTGTCGATTTGTATGCCTCATCTTCAGCCCCCGATACCGACTTTACGGCCAAACTGGTAGATATCTGGCCCACCGGTTTCACCCAGCGTCTCTGCGATGGCATGGTACGCGCTCGTTTCCGCGATGGGATGGATCGACCGTCATTGATCGAGCCAGGCAGAATCTATCATTATTCCATCGATTGCTGGAATACCGCGCAGGTGTTCAAAGCCGGTCATCGCATCGGGTTGGAGATCAGTTCGAGCGCGTTTCCGAAGTACGACCGCAATTTGAATACGGGCGCGCCCCTGGGAGTTACGACGGAAATGGCAGTCGCTGAGCAGCGGATTTATCATGATGGGGAGCATCCTTCTGCGGTGGTGTTGCCGGTTATATCCAAAAGCTAA
- a CDS encoding PQQ-binding-like beta-propeller repeat protein: MKQHSTASNKPCPEWLEKLNAYHPDDLSPEERTQLNKHLETCARCRPVKAEYATINARILSLPRARPLPALPVRLQELMGTQTETEQTLSSEPIQGNGSLRPAQTPAPTRSGPVQRQDRSPVSKLNRAAAVLVTVALLGSLLLLLGTYRSSLNTLSSSNTAHLYVISRGPGEQSNMILTRLNPANAQVIWQQGLDSTLEGYGFSTRGNLYFPAQDGNIYAYNGGDGHALWHTNVSHEPAASTSVSLLTYQNLVIDSITNTSVGSGDLYAFNAQTGAVAWHKAISCATSNNCAPSGRLMLQANGIIYGLAEDGLSAWNAANGRFLWRYPDYQLDGYPQSMVVSNGKLYITNYSLKIDVLDAKSGRFLHSLASLEHNPGEVYDIAANKNIIYILADQMVSAYRASDDTLLWKRSFSYHSQGTIYAGNSGIYVNYYDITMGKAGTGGSDNYLYSLDPGDGHILWQRQDLPYTGGSYPVEFNNIICIGGFHSVFGLSVSDGKQVWQFSPSGSVNDVFSG, encoded by the coding sequence ATGAAACAGCACAGCACTGCTTCCAATAAACCCTGCCCGGAATGGCTTGAAAAACTGAATGCATACCATCCCGACGACCTCAGCCCTGAAGAGCGAACGCAACTGAACAAACACCTGGAAACATGCGCGCGATGCCGGCCTGTCAAAGCCGAATACGCGACTATCAACGCTCGTATTCTCAGTCTGCCCCGTGCCAGGCCGCTGCCCGCTCTCCCGGTTCGCTTGCAGGAATTGATGGGCACACAAACAGAGACTGAACAAACACTTTCGAGCGAACCAATACAGGGCAATGGCTCATTGCGACCTGCACAAACTCCGGCACCTACTCGTTCAGGGCCGGTTCAGCGTCAAGATAGAAGCCCCGTAAGCAAGCTCAATCGTGCTGCCGCTGTGCTGGTCACAGTAGCTCTGCTGGGAAGTCTCCTGCTTCTGCTCGGTACGTACCGGTCCAGCCTCAATACACTATCGTCCTCAAACACTGCTCACCTGTATGTGATCTCAAGAGGGCCAGGCGAGCAATCGAACATGATCCTCACCAGGCTAAATCCGGCCAACGCTCAGGTTATCTGGCAACAAGGGCTTGATAGCACCTTGGAAGGTTACGGCTTCTCCACGCGGGGCAATCTCTACTTTCCGGCGCAAGATGGCAATATCTATGCTTACAACGGTGGCGATGGGCATGCATTATGGCATACCAATGTAAGTCACGAACCTGCCGCATCCACCAGTGTTTCGCTGCTCACCTACCAGAACCTCGTTATCGATAGCATCACTAATACCAGTGTTGGTAGTGGCGACCTTTATGCATTTAATGCGCAAACAGGGGCCGTCGCCTGGCATAAAGCTATTTCTTGCGCGACCTCAAACAATTGTGCCCCATCTGGACGCCTTATGCTCCAGGCAAATGGAATCATATATGGGCTTGCTGAGGATGGTCTTTCTGCGTGGAATGCCGCGAATGGCCGTTTCCTCTGGCGCTATCCAGACTACCAGCTGGACGGTTATCCTCAATCAATGGTGGTATCGAACGGCAAACTCTACATCACCAATTATTCTCTCAAAATAGACGTGCTGGATGCCAAATCAGGGCGCTTCCTTCACAGCCTGGCATCGCTCGAACACAATCCTGGGGAAGTTTATGATATCGCTGCCAACAAGAATATCATCTATATACTTGCAGATCAGATGGTGTCTGCTTACCGGGCAAGCGACGACACGCTGCTCTGGAAACGGTCGTTTAGCTATCATTCGCAAGGCACAATCTACGCAGGCAACAGCGGCATTTATGTGAATTATTACGACATTACTATGGGAAAAGCTGGCACAGGCGGCTCCGACAACTATCTTTATTCGTTAGATCCCGGCGACGGCCATATTCTCTGGCAGCGCCAGGATCTTCCCTACACGGGCGGTTCGTACCCGGTCGAATTTAATAACATCATCTGTATTGGAGGGTTCCATAGCGTCTTTGGCCTCAGCGTCAGCGATGGCAAACAGGTCTGGCAGTTCTCTCCCAGCGGTTCTGTCAATGATGTCTTCAGCGGCTGA
- a CDS encoding RNA polymerase sigma factor has protein sequence MHDLSYNSIDPAGKPEPLENTVEDVKLARRGDEAAFTRLFHQYNAPICAYLGSLIGNAEVGNDLAQETFIRAWKSLPGLVDDSLFKSWLYRIATNLAHSYIRHERLVRWLPWHEQSGQDDAPSAWIEGAEMQAEEVDRVRKVLAELGPQARSCLLLQLYAGFSQREIASALNISEKSVSAYVSRAREQFRRLYRQSQGDHSQ, from the coding sequence ATGCACGACCTCTCCTACAACTCAATCGACCCTGCCGGTAAGCCCGAACCTCTCGAGAATACGGTCGAGGATGTGAAATTGGCACGCCGGGGCGATGAGGCGGCCTTCACAAGGCTTTTTCATCAATATAACGCTCCTATTTGCGCCTACCTGGGCAGCCTGATTGGCAACGCAGAAGTCGGAAATGATCTTGCCCAGGAAACCTTTATTCGGGCCTGGAAAAGTTTGCCGGGTCTAGTTGATGATTCTCTTTTCAAATCCTGGCTCTATCGCATTGCCACGAATCTGGCCCATTCGTATATACGGCACGAGCGGCTGGTGCGCTGGCTACCCTGGCATGAACAAAGCGGCCAGGATGATGCACCTTCAGCCTGGATCGAGGGAGCCGAAATGCAGGCCGAGGAAGTTGATCGTGTCCGCAAAGTCCTGGCAGAATTGGGGCCACAGGCGCGTAGTTGTTTGCTGCTCCAGCTCTACGCAGGTTTCTCACAGCGCGAGATCGCCTCGGCGCTCAATATCAGTGAAAAAAGCGTTAGCGCATATGTCAGCCGCGCCCGCGAACAGTTCCGTAGGCTCTATCGTCAGTCGCAAGGAGATCATTCGCAATGA
- a CDS encoding DUF4331 family protein → MADHLDAPGLQSPNMNAKVDITDIYIFQKPGDPNKSILILNVNPLAPTLDDEFDDGAIYDLQVDTDGDAVAEIAFRFTFSEINKQETKQFATVRRATGADAAKLNGSGHVIIEHAPVSFGKQAHITTAGEYKFFAGFRSDPFFFDLLGFLNNFQFTGNDFFIDKNVYSIVLEVPNHALGSNPQIGIWFRVLLPNPDGKTYYQVDRMGHPALNTVFNHGDDKNTFNKIQPTQDRDLFEEKFEDVLESFGYDEAHADAIAKILLPDILSYNYHSNQGYANFNGRQLTDDVIDISLTIVTNGQITTDMVGPHTDYLSEFPYVGIPH, encoded by the coding sequence ATGGCAGACCATTTAGACGCACCTGGTCTACAGTCCCCTAATATGAATGCGAAGGTGGATATCACCGATATCTACATCTTTCAAAAGCCAGGGGACCCGAACAAGTCGATTCTGATTCTGAACGTCAATCCGTTAGCGCCCACGCTCGACGATGAGTTCGATGACGGGGCGATCTACGATCTTCAAGTCGACACCGATGGCGACGCGGTGGCCGAAATTGCGTTCCGGTTTACCTTTTCTGAGATAAACAAACAGGAAACGAAGCAGTTCGCGACCGTCCGCCGGGCTACGGGAGCAGATGCCGCGAAATTGAATGGCAGCGGTCATGTCATTATCGAGCATGCACCTGTCTCCTTTGGCAAGCAGGCGCATATTACGACAGCAGGGGAATACAAGTTCTTCGCCGGTTTCCGCAGCGATCCGTTTTTCTTCGACCTGTTGGGCTTTCTGAACAACTTCCAGTTCACTGGCAACGACTTCTTCATCGATAAGAATGTCTATAGTATCGTTCTGGAAGTCCCCAACCATGCCCTTGGCTCGAATCCGCAGATTGGTATCTGGTTCAGGGTCTTGCTGCCTAATCCCGATGGCAAGACATACTACCAGGTTGATCGCATGGGCCATCCCGCCCTCAATACCGTGTTCAACCATGGCGATGACAAAAACACGTTCAACAAGATTCAGCCGACGCAGGACCGCGATCTCTTCGAGGAAAAGTTCGAGGATGTGCTGGAGTCATTCGGCTATGATGAGGCACACGCGGATGCTATCGCGAAGATTCTGCTGCCGGATATCCTCTCGTATAACTACCACAGTAATCAGGGCTATGCCAATTTCAACGGGCGGCAACTGACCGACGATGTCATTGACATCTCATTGACGATTGTCACGAATGGCCAGATCACCACTGATATGGTGGGGCCGCACACTGATTACCTTTCAGAGTTCCCTTATGTAGGCATACCGCATTAG